In Candidatus Cloacimonadota bacterium, the following are encoded in one genomic region:
- the gpmA gene encoding 2,3-diphosphoglycerate-dependent phosphoglycerate mutase, whose amino-acid sequence MYKIVLLRHGESTWNKENLFTGWTDVDLSEQGKIEAKSAGVRLKEAGFVFDECWTSVLKRAIRTLWMALDEMDMMYLPINHDWRLNERHYGALQGLNKAETAAKFGEAKVMLWRRSFDVPPPSLEQSDPRWPGHDPRYAHLDPKKIPLAESLKDTVRRALPFWDEVVVPRLVAGRRMIVSAHGNSLRAIVKTLDGISDADIVGLNIPTGIPLVYEFNTDLSVNKRYYLADDEELAKAQTAVKNQGKAK is encoded by the coding sequence ATGTATAAAATAGTATTGTTGCGCCATGGCGAAAGCACTTGGAACAAGGAAAACCTTTTCACCGGCTGGACCGACGTCGATCTTTCTGAACAAGGCAAAATCGAGGCCAAAAGCGCCGGCGTCCGTCTCAAGGAAGCGGGTTTCGTGTTCGATGAATGCTGGACTTCGGTGCTGAAACGTGCCATCCGCACACTTTGGATGGCTCTGGACGAAATGGATATGATGTATTTGCCCATAAATCACGACTGGCGCCTCAACGAACGCCACTACGGTGCTTTGCAGGGTCTGAACAAAGCCGAAACAGCCGCCAAATTTGGTGAGGCAAAGGTTATGCTCTGGCGCCGCAGCTTCGATGTTCCGCCTCCTTCTCTGGAACAATCCGATCCCCGCTGGCCTGGTCATGACCCCCGCTACGCCCATCTGGATCCCAAGAAAATTCCCCTGGCAGAATCGCTGAAAGACACCGTGAGACGCGCTCTTCCCTTCTGGGACGAAGTGGTGGTGCCGCGTTTGGTGGCAGGACGCAGAATGATTGTTTCCGCGCATGGCAACAGCCTCCGCGCCATTGTGAAAACCCTTGATGGCATCAGCGACGCGGACATTGTGGGCCTGAACATCCCCACCGGCATTCCGCTGGTTTATGAATTCAACACCGATCTCAGCGTGAACAAACGCTATTATCTGGCTGATGATGAAGAACTTGCCAAAGCCCAGACCGCTGTCAAAAATCAGGGAAAAGCCAAATAA
- a CDS encoding cob(I)yrinic acid a,c-diamide adenosyltransferase, whose amino-acid sequence MSISTKTGDQGQTSLFSGERVWKNELRVRAYGALDELDAWLGDALHLVEDSALKELLQQAQQKLYLAMAELANTNINQAQTITTSDVDAITSQIKTLEKEAPLKGLVLPGSMPQSARLDICRTVARRAEREIVALSRETEVSPQILQYVNRLSDLLFILARVLETRAGVIRYADSPNTTK is encoded by the coding sequence ATGAGTATCAGCACTAAAACTGGCGATCAGGGACAGACCTCTCTTTTCAGCGGGGAAAGAGTGTGGAAAAACGAGCTTCGCGTGCGCGCGTATGGAGCCTTGGACGAGCTGGATGCCTGGCTGGGAGACGCCTTGCACCTCGTGGAAGATTCCGCTCTGAAGGAGCTTTTGCAGCAAGCCCAACAAAAGCTTTACCTCGCCATGGCGGAACTGGCAAACACGAACATAAATCAAGCGCAAACCATTACCACCAGCGATGTTGACGCCATCACTTCCCAGATTAAAACCTTGGAGAAAGAGGCGCCGCTGAAAGGGCTCGTTTTACCTGGTTCAATGCCTCAATCCGCGCGCCTGGATATTTGCAGAACTGTCGCGCGCCGGGCAGAGCGTGAAATTGTTGCCCTCTCGCGTGAAACCGAGGTTTCACCTCAAATTTTACAATATGTAAACAGGCTTTCAGACCTGCTTTTCATCTTGGCAAGGGTTCTCGAAACCCGCGCCGGGGTCATCCGCTACGCGGATTCACCCAATACCACCAAATAG
- a CDS encoding RidA family protein gives MQSINTHRAPAAIGPYSQAVMMNNALFISGQLGIDPNTGLMPESFEAQAQLVFANLKAILEAAGMGFGHIVKVTVFLKDMDNFSLLNELYSRTFSSPYPAREAIEVARLPKDGLIEISVIAMK, from the coding sequence ATGCAATCCATCAACACCCACAGAGCCCCAGCCGCCATCGGACCCTATTCCCAAGCCGTGATGATGAACAACGCCCTTTTTATTTCGGGACAACTGGGCATCGATCCCAACACCGGGCTGATGCCCGAAAGTTTCGAAGCCCAAGCCCAGCTTGTGTTTGCAAACCTGAAAGCCATCCTGGAAGCCGCCGGCATGGGTTTTGGACACATCGTGAAAGTGACGGTTTTCCTGAAAGATATGGACAATTTTTCCCTGTTGAACGAACTTTATTCCCGCACCTTCAGCTCGCCCTACCCCGCTCGCGAAGCCATCGAAGTTGCGCGCCTGCCAAAAGACGGATTGATAGAGATTTCCGTCATCGCGATGAAATGA